In the genome of Pseudomonas putida, one region contains:
- a CDS encoding Acb2/Tad1 domain-containing protein, translating to MHHGQPHKKITGYRDLTQSEIDGMNSIKALEADAGELFKQIGQIEGVDQRTLALAKTNLQQGFMWFVRSIAKPADPFS from the coding sequence ATCCACCATGGACAACCACACAAGAAAATCACCGGCTACCGCGACCTCACCCAAAGCGAGATCGACGGCATGAACTCGATCAAGGCCCTGGAGGCCGACGCCGGCGAGCTGTTCAAGCAGATCGGTCAGATCGAAGGCGTAGATCAGCGCACCTTGGCCCTGGCCAAGACCAACCTGCAGCAAGGCTTCATGTGGTTTGTGCGCTCGATAGCCAAGCCCGCCGATCCATTCAGCTGA
- a CDS encoding phage holin, lambda family: protein MSNMPDKPDTWAIALAWLSQHSPLLYAAGLSCAMAVLRITYGGGTRRQMLVEGAICGGLTLTIISGLEFFGLPQSMSTFVGGWVGFLGVEKVRNIADRVTDFKLPARKAD, encoded by the coding sequence ATGTCCAACATGCCAGACAAACCAGACACCTGGGCGATTGCTCTTGCGTGGTTGAGCCAGCATTCGCCCCTCCTGTACGCGGCAGGCCTTTCCTGCGCCATGGCTGTTTTGCGAATCACCTACGGAGGTGGCACCCGTCGCCAGATGCTGGTCGAGGGTGCGATCTGCGGCGGCCTGACCCTGACGATCATCAGCGGCCTGGAGTTCTTCGGCCTGCCGCAGAGCATGTCCACCTTCGTAGGTGGATGGGTCGGCTTCCTCGGTGTCGAGAAGGTGCGCAACATTGCCGACCGCGTCACTGACTTCAAGCTGCCGGCCCGCAAGGCTGATTGA
- a CDS encoding recombination protein NinG, translated as MRTALKEVKQKTCKACGEKFRPSLSTQKACGVQCALALAKKPENQAVARKAIAQRERREIQVRKQKLKSRADYVREAQAVFNQWVRLRDESQPCISCGRHHQGKYDAGHYRTVGGNPELRFEPLNCHKQCVPCNQHKSGDIVNYRINLVQRIGADRVAWLEGPHEAQRYTIDDLKAIKAEYRDKIKQLKEKAA; from the coding sequence ATGCGGACCGCTCTCAAGGAAGTGAAGCAGAAGACCTGCAAGGCCTGCGGGGAGAAGTTCCGGCCATCACTGTCGACGCAGAAGGCCTGCGGTGTGCAGTGTGCGCTGGCACTGGCCAAGAAGCCTGAGAACCAAGCAGTGGCCCGCAAGGCGATTGCCCAGCGCGAGCGCCGCGAGATCCAGGTGCGCAAGCAGAAGCTCAAGAGCCGAGCCGACTACGTGCGTGAGGCCCAGGCGGTGTTCAACCAGTGGGTCCGCCTGCGCGACGAGTCTCAGCCATGCATTAGCTGCGGCCGGCACCACCAGGGCAAGTACGACGCCGGCCATTACCGGACGGTGGGAGGCAACCCCGAGCTGCGCTTCGAGCCGCTCAACTGCCACAAGCAGTGCGTGCCCTGTAACCAGCACAAGTCGGGCGACATCGTGAACTACCGGATCAACCTGGTGCAGCGCATCGGTGCCGACCGGGTGGCGTGGCTCGAAGGCCCTCATGAGGCCCAGCGCTACACCATAGACGACCTCAAGGCCATCAAGGCCGAGTACCGCGACAAGATCAAGCAGCTGAAGGAGAAGGCAGCATGA
- a CDS encoding recombination protein NinB, giving the protein MTDFVMRSMDDASRLFGILQAQDFTKPKKIVIKDQDRSGEQNKKLHACLSDIAKQVEHAGKKWDVLIWKRLLTAAWLREAGEQPQLIPALDGNGFDVVYERTSQLSVKQCASLLEWIQAFGAEHQVRWSQKDLWEGRY; this is encoded by the coding sequence ATGACTGACTTCGTGATGCGCAGCATGGACGACGCCAGCCGGCTGTTCGGCATTCTGCAAGCCCAGGACTTCACCAAGCCCAAGAAGATCGTCATCAAGGACCAGGACCGCAGCGGCGAGCAGAACAAGAAGCTCCACGCGTGCCTGAGCGATATCGCCAAGCAGGTGGAGCACGCCGGCAAGAAATGGGACGTCCTGATCTGGAAGCGCCTCTTGACGGCCGCCTGGCTGCGTGAGGCGGGCGAACAGCCTCAACTGATACCAGCACTCGACGGCAACGGCTTCGACGTCGTGTACGAGCGCACAAGCCAGCTCAGCGTGAAGCAGTGCGCGAGCCTGCTGGAGTGGATTCAGGCGTTTGGCGCCGAGCACCAGGTGCGCTGGAGCCAGAAGGATCTGTGGGAGGGGCGTTACTGA
- a CDS encoding phage replication protein → MQFTLTINQVKALEWGLNSQQALLFSFVYGCPSWAKPMQTPDGIYFALSKAKITDELPLLTGKPDTAYRMLKALEEVGLIELSSTSSITLFRLTEKATEWNQKLDGSEKYPTPPTGPKGRKKIRSTSEKNPSKVGKKSDPRSEKNPTNQDTNNQDTNQVTSQCSQEGSDEPNQPAGKVVALIPVGVEEPRCEIPADMPGPKDQSCKTFKAWANYAMAYRKRYQTWPVWNAKAGGQMGQLIDRLGIEVAHHVAAFYLRINDAKLINGCHNLGDLLAKAEAYHTQWVTNRQMNATTARQQEQTQANMNAAQEAADAIRNGQGGKRNAFL, encoded by the coding sequence ATGCAGTTCACCCTCACCATCAACCAGGTGAAAGCTCTGGAATGGGGGCTCAACTCCCAGCAGGCGCTGCTGTTCTCGTTCGTCTACGGATGTCCGAGCTGGGCCAAGCCTATGCAGACACCGGACGGGATCTACTTTGCCCTGAGCAAGGCCAAGATCACCGACGAACTGCCGTTGCTGACCGGCAAGCCTGACACCGCCTACCGCATGCTGAAAGCCCTGGAAGAGGTCGGCCTGATCGAGCTGTCGAGCACCTCCAGCATCACCTTGTTCCGCCTGACCGAGAAGGCCACCGAGTGGAACCAGAAACTGGATGGCTCGGAAAAATATCCGACCCCACCTACTGGCCCTAAAGGTCGGAAAAAAATCCGATCTACCTCGGAAAAAAATCCGAGCAAGGTCGGAAAAAAATCCGATCCAAGGTCGGAAAAAAATCCGACAAATCAGGATACCAATAATCAGGATACCAATCAGGTCACCAGTCAGTGTTCGCAGGAAGGTTCGGACGAGCCGAACCAGCCTGCCGGAAAAGTAGTTGCACTGATCCCTGTTGGGGTCGAAGAGCCGCGCTGCGAAATCCCGGCAGACATGCCAGGCCCGAAGGACCAGTCCTGCAAAACCTTCAAGGCCTGGGCCAACTACGCCATGGCCTATCGCAAGCGCTACCAGACCTGGCCGGTATGGAATGCGAAGGCAGGCGGACAGATGGGCCAGCTGATTGACCGCCTCGGGATCGAAGTTGCACACCACGTGGCCGCGTTTTACCTGCGGATCAACGACGCCAAGCTGATCAACGGCTGCCACAACTTGGGCGACCTGCTGGCCAAGGCCGAGGCCTACCACACCCAATGGGTAACCAACCGCCAGATGAACGCCACGACTGCCCGCCAGCAGGAGCAGACTCAGGCGAACATGAACGCAGCGCAGGAAGCGGCTGACGCGATCCGCAACGGCCAGGGAGGTAAGCGCAATGCTTTCCTCTGA
- a CDS encoding ead/Ea22-like family protein, with protein sequence MTIGKDQLKTTAQAASQGQWAQDGFEVHNDDVEDYLVAKCRSLADAAFIAAASPASILELLDENEALRMQVKELDLLFGRYLLGMRAAVVEWQKGKGADAAMQWIWNGLRGPGELPPEEETQAQAYFDREVVKIEEGLEEVYAYRDKRRSEKAQGGI encoded by the coding sequence ATGACTATCGGCAAGGATCAACTCAAGACAACGGCTCAGGCTGCGAGCCAAGGCCAGTGGGCCCAGGATGGCTTCGAAGTCCATAACGACGATGTTGAAGACTATCTCGTTGCCAAATGCCGATCTCTGGCTGATGCCGCGTTCATCGCTGCCGCCAGCCCCGCTTCGATTCTGGAGCTGCTCGACGAGAACGAGGCGCTGCGCATGCAAGTCAAGGAGCTCGACCTGCTGTTTGGGCGCTATCTGCTTGGCATGCGAGCCGCCGTTGTGGAGTGGCAGAAAGGGAAAGGGGCCGATGCCGCGATGCAGTGGATCTGGAACGGCTTGCGCGGCCCTGGCGAACTGCCGCCGGAAGAAGAAACCCAGGCCCAGGCCTATTTCGACCGGGAGGTCGTGAAGATCGAGGAAGGCCTGGAAGAGGTGTACGCCTACCGCGACAAGCGCCGCAGCGAAAAAGCCCAAGGGGGTATTTGA
- a CDS encoding Rha family transcriptional regulator has product MQTQSVQALSRAAPQNANHDFVARTEIVTVFDGEAVTSTVTVARETDNEHASVIALVRKYQADFGEFGGVRFQIEPFETAGGAQSREIALLNEQQATLLLTYMRNTSIVRDFKKRLVKEFWRLAKAAPAQPTDLSKLEILQMALESEKARVLLTVQVEAQAKKIDHLENLFKEGMSHVQFCKGLNGVNVMQVGHFLERRNWLYNESKSGTRYRVAAYARDKYMTEHQQEITPHGKEAFISYTPILLRKGAVRLYELYLAGELPMKKNWDGLHTHDKAVRGAA; this is encoded by the coding sequence ATGCAGACCCAAAGTGTACAGGCCCTCTCAAGGGCCGCGCCACAAAATGCGAACCACGATTTCGTGGCGCGCACGGAAATTGTCACGGTGTTCGATGGTGAAGCTGTCACCAGCACCGTCACCGTCGCCCGCGAAACTGACAACGAGCACGCCAGCGTGATCGCGCTGGTTCGCAAGTATCAGGCAGATTTCGGAGAGTTCGGAGGGGTCAGATTTCAAATCGAACCCTTTGAAACTGCCGGCGGCGCCCAGTCACGCGAGATCGCGCTGCTGAATGAGCAGCAAGCGACCCTCTTGCTCACCTACATGCGCAACACCTCGATCGTCCGCGACTTCAAAAAGCGCCTGGTCAAGGAGTTCTGGCGCTTGGCGAAAGCCGCCCCGGCCCAGCCCACCGACCTCAGCAAGCTGGAAATCCTCCAGATGGCCCTGGAGTCGGAGAAAGCCCGCGTGCTGCTCACCGTCCAGGTCGAGGCCCAGGCCAAGAAGATCGACCACCTGGAAAACCTGTTCAAGGAAGGCATGAGCCACGTCCAGTTCTGCAAGGGCCTCAATGGGGTCAACGTGATGCAGGTTGGCCACTTCCTCGAGCGCCGCAACTGGCTCTACAACGAGAGCAAGTCCGGTACCCGGTACCGCGTAGCTGCCTACGCCCGCGACAAGTACATGACCGAACACCAGCAGGAGATCACCCCGCACGGGAAAGAGGCGTTCATCAGCTATACGCCGATCCTCCTGCGCAAGGGCGCTGTTCGCCTGTACGAGCTGTACCTTGCCGGCGAACTGCCCATGAAGAAGAACTGGGACGGCCTGCACACCCATGACAAGGCCGTGCGGGGTGCCGCATGA
- a CDS encoding transcriptional regulator, translating to MTPIERLVEFFGGQTKTALALGVSQAAVSYWVSGIHFMSAEKAFKAEELTSGVITARELCVRPTAKSAA from the coding sequence ATGACCCCCATCGAAAGGCTCGTCGAATTCTTCGGCGGCCAGACCAAAACAGCATTGGCTCTCGGCGTATCCCAGGCTGCGGTTTCGTACTGGGTGTCCGGGATCCATTTCATGAGCGCTGAGAAGGCGTTCAAGGCAGAAGAACTCACATCTGGCGTGATCACTGCTCGCGAACTGTGCGTTCGGCCAACAGCTAAATCCGCCGCTTAA
- a CDS encoding S24 family peptidase — translation MTTLAQRMKIARSHAKLTQKQLAEKAGVEQPAISQLETGKSLKSAHIAAIAKACGVSAIWLDKGIGEMTDDAPGFDANVEPASGPFRYYEYPEISWVQAGMPVEAVEISNVASCEVHPSDAWAGPNGFWLKVKGPSMTSPSGMSFPEGMVILVAPGFDVESSQFVVAKMADTNEATFKQFIWDSGRAFLKPLNPSFPTVEMDGEWVLVGRVVDAKWPRSAL, via the coding sequence ATGACGACACTCGCCCAACGCATGAAAATCGCCCGCTCGCACGCCAAGCTCACCCAGAAGCAACTGGCTGAAAAAGCAGGCGTAGAGCAGCCAGCCATATCGCAGCTGGAAACAGGAAAGAGCCTTAAAAGCGCTCACATAGCGGCTATCGCAAAGGCCTGTGGGGTCAGCGCTATTTGGCTCGATAAAGGCATTGGTGAAATGACTGACGATGCTCCTGGCTTCGACGCTAACGTTGAGCCCGCTTCGGGGCCTTTCAGATATTACGAGTACCCAGAAATCAGCTGGGTCCAGGCTGGGATGCCCGTGGAGGCTGTAGAAATTTCAAACGTGGCCTCTTGCGAGGTTCACCCATCAGACGCCTGGGCTGGACCAAACGGGTTCTGGCTCAAGGTAAAAGGCCCATCGATGACCTCGCCAAGCGGCATGTCGTTCCCCGAGGGCATGGTGATCCTAGTGGCACCTGGTTTCGACGTTGAAAGCAGCCAATTTGTGGTGGCCAAGATGGCCGACACCAATGAGGCCACCTTCAAGCAGTTCATCTGGGATTCTGGCCGGGCCTTCCTTAAGCCACTCAATCCGTCGTTTCCGACCGTCGAGATGGATGGCGAGTGGGTGCTTGTGGGGCGAGTGGTCGATGCCAAGTGGCCACGATCAGCTCTGTGA